One part of the Myxococcales bacterium genome encodes these proteins:
- the ybgF gene encoding tol-pal system protein YbgF, whose amino-acid sequence MRKVVSFLAIPVAALISSVSFAGPLDDKIKSLDEQLQNIQRTYTSNNQNVASSIAQVEAIREDWNMMKGHVDANRHLITSQGEELSRRMDSLDHRITSIEDRMSIFSSQLSKALAKIAPEAAAEGDLYQTGLDLANESKYLEAAASFEQFLKKYPKSEFAPSALMWVGECFYSMRDYQRSIQEFQRFIEKYPRDKNTGLAIFKQGNSFYELGMTEEAKAFFNKVIQREPTSEVAAMATEKLTKIKEREAKASGIAPVGGGTGSYPGETIEQQRSRMMGTTPEPEKIPAAKPGKTVPPGKF is encoded by the coding sequence ATGAGGAAAGTCGTGAGTTTTTTAGCGATCCCGGTCGCCGCGCTGATATCATCCGTATCATTTGCCGGGCCGCTGGATGACAAGATAAAATCCCTGGATGAGCAGCTGCAGAACATTCAGCGAACCTACACATCAAACAATCAGAATGTCGCATCGTCCATAGCTCAGGTCGAAGCGATACGCGAAGATTGGAATATGATGAAGGGGCACGTCGATGCCAACCGACACCTCATAACCTCGCAGGGAGAGGAATTATCCAGAAGGATGGACTCTCTAGACCACAGGATTACTTCGATAGAAGACAGGATGTCCATATTTTCAAGCCAGCTTTCCAAAGCTCTGGCCAAGATAGCACCGGAGGCCGCAGCCGAAGGGGACCTGTACCAGACGGGACTCGATCTGGCTAATGAATCAAAATATCTCGAAGCCGCCGCGTCATTCGAGCAGTTTTTGAAAAAATACCCAAAGAGCGAATTTGCACCCAGTGCGCTGATGTGGGTGGGAGAGTGCTTCTATTCCATGAGGGATTATCAGCGATCCATTCAGGAGTTCCAGAGATTCATCGAAAAATATCCACGCGACAAAAACACAGGACTCGCAATTTTCAAGCAGGGAAATTCATTCTATGAGCTGGGGATGACCGAAGAGGCAAAAGCATTTTTCAACAAGGTAATACAGAGAGAGCCAACCAGCGAAGTAGCGGCCATGGCAACTGAAAAATTGACGAAGATCAAAGAGCGCGAGGCGAAAGCATCGGGTATCGCTCCTGTAGGAGGAGGAACTGGCTCATATCCGGGCGAGACGATAGAGCAGCAGCGCTCCAGGATGATGGGGACGACCCCTGAACCGGAAAAAATTCCGGCGGCGAAGCCCGGCAAGACGGTACCTCCCGGAAAGTTCTAA